The DNA window tgtgtgtgtggtggggagccGTGGGGGTCCTCTGCTGAGGATGGGAAGGTCCCGCAGTGTCATGTGCTCCTGCCTCCTCCCGCAGACCAGAGCTGCAAAATGTGGAACCTGGTGACGGGCCAGGAAATCGCCTCGCTGAAGGGCCACCTCAACAATGTGGTGTCCATCAAGTACTGCAGCCACTCAGGGCTGGTGTTCACCATCTCCACTTCCTACATCAAGGTGGGGACATCCGGGACTCGGCCAAGTGCGTCCACACCCTCACATAGGTACCTGGTGCACTGAGGCTGCTCTGGGGGCCTGGCCAAGCTCGACACACTGCCCTGCCAGCGTCCTGCACCCAGGGCAGCATTGCAAGGCCAGGAAGCCGGTCCGGTCTGCAGGGCTGAGTCTAGGAATGCTGCAGTGCTGGTTGCCCGTGGCTTGGTGCTCTGCTCTCAGGGGAGTTGCTCCTCTCATCTGTTTCAGGGGCCACCGTGCACCCTATGATTGCTTTGATGGAGCAGCTGCCAGCACCGTTTCCAGACCCCAGCGAATCAGCCCCTCTCTCTGGTGCCCAGTCACAGACTGAGATGTCTCTTTGCCTGCAGTCCCTCCCCAGGCCTAAAATCTGACTGGGGGGAACGCACCTGGGCTGCCTGTCAACATCAACTCCAGGCCAGGGGTTGGGTTTGTGTCACTCCGCCCCAGGCGTGGAGCGGGCATACCTGCTGGTATGGGTCTGGCTGGCTGCTCGACAAGGCACCTCCCTTGGGGATGCCCCCGAAAGCTGCTGCCTGGGTCACCCTTGCTGTGCTGTTGCTCCTGGCTTGAGGGGATGTGGGACTGAGAGGGGGTCTCATCCTGGCACCACTAGCATTGCATGTGGTCAGGAAGTGGCGTTGCTTCAGCCTCTAGATGGCTGGGGACAGACACTCTACAGCCTTCTAATCAGTCCACAATGGGTTAGATCTTCCATTCCACACAATGAAAATTACCCGTTCCCTCCCCCGAGGGTCTCTGCCTTGAGGCTCACCTGTTTCTATCTCTTTGGCTTAGCTCTTCGGGTCAGGTGATCTCCGGGGACGCCTGTGCCGGGACCATGACCTGCACCATCACCAGCGTGCAGGGCGAGCACTAGATCAACCGATCACGCTCAACCCCACCGGCATCATGCTCTACGCCGCTGCCAGGACCTCCGTCCGTATCTGGGAACTCAACAGGTCTGGGCAGAGCTAGCTTGGGC is part of the Mauremys mutica isolate MM-2020 ecotype Southern chromosome 8, ASM2049712v1, whole genome shotgun sequence genome and encodes:
- the LOC123376311 gene encoding kinesin-like protein KIF21B, translating into MGGARSTRTAPLQCISVLEGRSKPVLCVNGTDELLFSRSKDQSCKMWNLVTGQEIASLKGHLNNVVSIKYCSHSGLVFTISTSYIKLFGSGDLRGRLCRDHDLHHHQRAGRALDQPITLNPTGIMLYAAARTSVRIWELNRSGQS